A genomic segment from Meiothermus sp. Pnk-1 encodes:
- a CDS encoding tetratricopeptide repeat protein: protein MSLVDSAGNPVTAADPAALGYFDQALDDFLHFRGDLVGDIERSIQADPEFALGYACKGYVGVLGTEPADAAAAKAVLAAYLARADLSRLSERERMHLRAAWTLLEGDFHRAGQLLAEISLAYPRDTLALAVGHQIDFFTGNAEMLRDRLAGVMYAWTPEDRHYPNLLGMLSFGLEETGHYQRAEEVGLEAVERNPKDVWGIHAVTHTYEMQGRFAQGMRFMDQRREDWASGNYFILHNWWHYALYALEAGEEERALAIHDTVLLTADNAGVALSLLDATALCWRLYLEGHDLRPRFADQAERWKRKVEPAFYAFNDMHMVMAFVGAGLEREAEELITSRERWLQTHPPEHVSNVRMTREIGLPVCRAILAFGRGQYRRVVELLYPIRRRLHEFGGSHAQRDAVLRTLLEAAIRGGEYALSQALLGERISVKPRSPYNWLKQAQLLERVGESAKAELARKNAARQRLGSVG from the coding sequence GAGCGCTCCATTCAAGCCGACCCCGAATTTGCCCTGGGCTATGCCTGTAAGGGTTATGTCGGCGTGCTGGGTACCGAACCCGCCGATGCCGCCGCCGCCAAGGCGGTGCTGGCGGCCTACCTAGCCCGCGCCGACCTTTCCCGGCTGAGCGAGCGCGAGCGGATGCACCTGCGGGCGGCTTGGACCCTGCTCGAGGGCGACTTTCACCGGGCCGGGCAGCTTTTGGCCGAGATCTCGCTGGCGTATCCTCGCGATACCCTGGCCCTGGCGGTGGGTCACCAGATTGACTTCTTCACCGGGAACGCCGAGATGCTGCGGGACCGGCTGGCTGGGGTAATGTATGCCTGGACCCCCGAGGATCGCCATTACCCCAACCTGCTGGGGATGCTCTCCTTTGGCCTCGAGGAGACCGGGCATTACCAGCGGGCCGAGGAGGTGGGCCTGGAAGCGGTGGAGCGCAACCCCAAGGACGTGTGGGGCATCCACGCGGTGACCCACACCTACGAGATGCAAGGGCGCTTCGCCCAGGGGATGCGCTTTATGGACCAGCGCCGCGAGGACTGGGCCAGCGGCAACTACTTCATCCTGCACAACTGGTGGCACTATGCCCTCTACGCCCTCGAGGCCGGGGAGGAGGAGCGAGCCTTGGCGATCCACGACACGGTACTGCTCACCGCCGATAATGCCGGGGTGGCGCTGTCCCTACTGGACGCCACCGCGTTATGTTGGCGGCTTTACCTCGAGGGCCACGACCTGCGCCCCCGGTTCGCGGACCAGGCCGAGCGTTGGAAGCGCAAGGTAGAACCGGCTTTTTACGCCTTCAACGATATGCATATGGTCATGGCCTTCGTGGGGGCGGGGCTCGAGAGGGAGGCCGAGGAACTCATCACCAGCCGGGAACGCTGGCTCCAGACCCATCCCCCTGAGCACGTCAGCAACGTGCGGATGACCCGCGAGATCGGGCTGCCGGTGTGCCGGGCTATCCTGGCCTTTGGACGCGGCCAGTACCGCCGGGTAGTAGAGCTTCTGTACCCCATCCGCCGCCGGCTGCACGAGTTCGGCGGCAGCCACGCCCAGCGCGATGCAGTGCTGCGGACTCTGCTCGAGGCCGCTATCCGCGGGGGGGAGTATGCGCTGTCCCAGGCCCTCCTCGGCGAGCGGATCAGCGTCAAACCGCGCAGCCCCTACAACTGGCTCAAACAGGCCCAGCTGCTCGAGCGGGTCGGAGAGAGCGCCAAAGCCGAACTGGCCCGCAAAAACGCAGCCCGCCAGCGCTTAGGTAGCGTTGGTTAG
- a CDS encoding quinone-dependent dihydroorotate dehydrogenase: MRPWLFRQDPETIHERVMHLLAFAAGGRPRLELLSALFGVRDERLKVRLWGLEFPNPIGLAAGFDKNALAVPAWPALGFGYVEIGSVTALAQPGNPKPRLFRLPQDQALVNRMGFNNDGAEVIAARLERWQQIHGKVPVPLGINLGKSKLTPLEEASADYLKSLGRLWPYGDYFAINVSSPNTPGLRQLQERERLEELLGAVMGFARAQPEAKPVLLKIAPDLSWEQVDEILELAERYGLSGLIATNTTVARAGLKTPLDEAGGLSGRPLRARSLEVLRYLRRQLQDRLPIISVGGIFTAEDVLERLQAGASLVQVYTGFVYEGPFMLRKLNRGLLEHLERLGLQGVEDLRRSSSP, translated from the coding sequence ATAAGACCCTGGCTCTTCCGCCAAGACCCCGAGACCATCCACGAACGGGTCATGCACCTCCTGGCCTTTGCGGCGGGGGGGCGGCCCCGGCTCGAGCTGCTGTCGGCGTTGTTTGGCGTGCGAGATGAGCGGCTCAAGGTGAGGTTGTGGGGGCTCGAGTTCCCTAACCCCATCGGCTTGGCGGCGGGTTTCGATAAAAACGCCCTGGCCGTTCCCGCCTGGCCCGCTTTGGGCTTCGGCTACGTCGAGATCGGCAGCGTGACGGCCTTGGCCCAGCCGGGGAACCCCAAGCCCCGGCTTTTCCGGCTTCCCCAGGACCAGGCCCTCGTCAACCGCATGGGCTTCAACAACGACGGCGCGGAGGTGATTGCGGCCCGGCTCGAGCGCTGGCAGCAGATCCACGGCAAGGTGCCGGTTCCCTTGGGGATCAACCTGGGGAAATCGAAGCTCACCCCGCTCGAGGAGGCCTCCGCCGACTACCTCAAAAGCCTGGGGCGGCTCTGGCCCTATGGCGATTACTTCGCGATCAACGTGAGCTCGCCCAACACGCCGGGGCTGCGGCAGCTGCAGGAGCGGGAGCGGCTGGAGGAGCTGCTGGGGGCGGTGATGGGGTTTGCCCGCGCCCAGCCGGAAGCCAAGCCGGTCTTGCTCAAGATCGCCCCCGACCTGTCCTGGGAGCAGGTAGACGAGATCCTCGAGCTGGCCGAGCGCTACGGGCTCTCCGGCCTCATCGCCACCAACACCACCGTGGCCCGAGCTGGCCTGAAAACTCCCCTTGACGAGGCCGGCGGGTTGTCCGGTAGGCCGCTCAGGGCGCGCTCCCTGGAGGTCTTGCGGTATCTGCGCCGACAGCTCCAAGACCGCCTCCCGATCATCTCGGTGGGCGGGATCTTTACCGCAGAGGACGTGCTCGAGCGCTTGCAAGCGGGGGCCTCGTTGGTCCAGGTATACACCGGATTCGTCTACGAAGGCCCGTTCATGCTCAGGAAGCTGAACCGGGGGCTGCTCGAGCACCTCGAGCGGTTAGGCCTGCAGGGCGTCGAAGATCTGCGCCGATCCTCCAGCCCATGA